Proteins from a single region of Scytonema millei VB511283:
- a CDS encoding Nif11-like leader peptide family natural product precursor, giving the protein MTTNTTKKTTSSLEQFYTELLQDPMLQERLKAATDPESLSELAVQLGKEKGFFFTKEEVLAAMAVEAAMEGEYEEVPLTDGRTGIKASF; this is encoded by the coding sequence ATGACAACAAATACAACCAAGAAAACAACATCATCTCTCGAACAATTTTACACTGAACTGCTTCAAGACCCAATGCTGCAAGAGCGGCTCAAAGCAGCAACAGACCCTGAAAGTCTGAGTGAGCTAGCTGTTCAACTGGGAAAGGAAAAAGGCTTCTTTTTTACTAAGGAGGAGGTCTTAGCTGCAATGGCTGTAGAGGCGGCAATGGAAGGTGAGTACGAGGAGGTCCCTCTTACAGACGGTAGAACTGGTATCAAAGCTAGCTTTTGA
- a CDS encoding relaxase/mobilization nuclease domain-containing protein gives MIGNISKGRGFRGCLSYLLEKEQAELIGGNMLGENARELAAEFKLSRQLNPDIKQPVFHASLSLPKHEDYAEHVDEERWNSIAADYLQQMGFTRNQYIVVRHFDRDHDHIHIVAARVKLDGTVVDDSWDYRKSQDIIRSLEREYNLTPVLSSWEVERRGITKGQYEQQRREVETGSTPTPNVKERIAELADQVLPTCTTPEQFIEKMQAAGVQIQTRTQRDGSISGISYQYTQNGVTVATPGNKLGTDYSWNGIQRRIKELTPQLGDAELLAAQKKVAAYFAKLPTHPNEQELQRFQRDERRLAALYDDLFQQTLEKQDEIEQASWLSRLLPKYKTDLASLEKILAQRDRVYESWMAAGRRVEEWHSQKEEYRRWQSSPATKEMEQLREYLNTPQVQTRLSHIKEEQRQERERQQEGREISIAVQQLFRLIGTQPQPDGSLMLEGNRWRLMQRGHTVSVSVKADNREILRVEGEKTVVFNPTREERERMHSLRSKVSEQLQQEKIWQRSLERKQSRGFSL, from the coding sequence GTGATCGGTAACATTTCTAAAGGGCGAGGATTTAGGGGCTGCCTGAGCTACCTGTTGGAGAAGGAGCAGGCAGAACTAATTGGTGGGAATATGTTGGGGGAGAATGCACGGGAGTTGGCAGCGGAATTCAAACTCTCACGACAACTCAACCCCGATATCAAGCAGCCAGTATTTCATGCCAGCTTATCCTTGCCCAAACATGAAGACTATGCCGAACACGTCGATGAGGAGCGCTGGAATTCTATTGCTGCTGACTACCTCCAGCAAATGGGATTCACCCGCAATCAATATATAGTAGTGCGTCACTTCGACCGCGACCACGACCACATTCATATCGTTGCTGCTAGGGTCAAGCTGGACGGGACGGTTGTGGATGACAGTTGGGACTATCGCAAGAGTCAAGATATTATCCGCTCCTTGGAAAGGGAATACAACCTGACACCAGTGTTGAGCAGCTGGGAAGTGGAGCGACGGGGAATCACTAAAGGACAATACGAGCAGCAGCGAAGAGAAGTAGAAACAGGTAGTACCCCAACTCCTAACGTCAAGGAACGGATTGCCGAGCTTGCAGACCAAGTACTACCCACCTGTACTACGCCGGAGCAATTTATCGAGAAGATGCAGGCAGCCGGAGTGCAAATCCAGACCCGCACCCAACGGGATGGCAGCATTAGCGGCATCTCCTACCAATACACCCAAAATGGTGTCACCGTTGCTACTCCTGGCAATAAATTAGGGACTGACTACAGTTGGAACGGGATACAGCGCCGCATTAAGGAGTTAACGCCCCAACTGGGCGATGCTGAATTATTAGCAGCCCAAAAGAAAGTAGCGGCATACTTCGCGAAACTGCCAACTCATCCCAACGAGCAAGAGCTGCAACGGTTCCAAAGAGATGAGCGCAGATTAGCGGCTTTATATGACGATTTATTCCAACAAACTCTTGAGAAACAGGACGAAATAGAACAAGCTTCTTGGTTGTCACGGTTGCTACCCAAATACAAGACCGATCTTGCCTCCTTGGAAAAGATATTGGCGCAAAGGGATCGGGTTTATGAAAGCTGGATGGCAGCGGGGAGAAGAGTTGAAGAATGGCATAGCCAAAAGGAGGAATACCGCCGCTGGCAGTCATCCCCTGCAACGAAGGAAATGGAGCAGTTGAGAGAATACCTCAACACTCCCCAAGTCCAAACTAGGCTAAGTCATATAAAAGAAGAACAGCGCCAGGAACGGGAACGGCAGCAGGAAGGTAGAGAAATCTCTATTGCCGTGCAGCAGTTGTTTAGGCTCATTGGCACTCAACCACAACCGGACGGTTCTCTGATGCTTGAAGGGAATCGCTGGAGACTGATGCAACGGGGTCACACCGTCAGCGTCAGCGTGAAAGCGGATAACCGAGAGATTCTAAGGGTGGAGGGGGAGAAAACTGTCGTGTTTAACCCCACAAGAGAAGAAAGAGAGAGAATGCACTCCTTACGGTCAAAGGTGAGCGAGCAGCTGCAACAGGAAAAGATTTGGCAGCGCTCACTCGAACGAAAACAGAGCAGGGGATTTAGCCTTTAG
- a CDS encoding beta/gamma crystallin domain-containing protein translates to MNTATAIDAQLLKNQMQDRESLEQQAQIASSDLELLKDEELEAIAGGGLDDLLKNLSLRGKVARWAAVAASVVGLSVGMAVMPAEAVNRARCEPGTFNIYQGPRGDRPTMCFANAGEKFVGIADVHRLYSGDNAGFLITNKGYVRFGKHQSLDFINNGGTVTILQIHIN, encoded by the coding sequence GTGAATACAGCTACAGCTATTGACGCGCAACTGTTAAAGAACCAGATGCAAGATCGAGAAAGTCTCGAACAGCAAGCCCAAATCGCCTCTTCTGACCTTGAGTTATTAAAGGATGAGGAGTTAGAAGCGATAGCGGGGGGGGGACTTGACGACCTATTAAAAAACCTCTCGTTGCGAGGTAAGGTCGCCAGGTGGGCTGCCGTGGCTGCATCCGTAGTAGGGCTTTCTGTTGGTATGGCGGTTATGCCAGCTGAAGCAGTCAACCGGGCCCGTTGTGAGCCAGGAACCTTTAATATCTATCAAGGACCTCGAGGCGACCGTCCCACAATGTGCTTCGCTAATGCTGGCGAAAAATTTGTTGGTATCGCTGACGTGCATAGACTGTACTCAGGAGATAACGCTGGATTTCTTATCACTAATAAGGGTTACGTCAGATTCGGAAAACATCAGTCCCTTGACTTCATTAACAACGGCGGCACGGTGACAATCTTACAAATTCATATCAACTGA
- a CDS encoding vitamin K epoxide reductase family protein, translating to MKRQSRTPWVHRYWRPLMAGIATVGAAVTAYLTAIKLTQGSAICPTSGCDIVLSSPYATVFGLPLALFGFIAYASMALFAISPLLVPQSNQQLRSQLQSWTGLLLFAGGTAMTVFSGYLMYLLAFKIQAVCIYCVGSAILSTSLLSLAIVGRNWQDIGQLLFTGFIVATLVLVGTLAIYANANNPALSNSNTSTEQLSRQEYAITTTSGQAEIALAQHLKQIGAVFYGASWCPHCHDQKQLFGKEAAQEIPYVECDPKGINSQTERCQAAGVRGFPTWVINDRTVMGTQSLSALAKLSGYRGGHNFQSFQPTGK from the coding sequence ATGAAACGTCAAAGTCGTACCCCTTGGGTTCATCGCTACTGGCGACCTTTAATGGCAGGAATTGCTACAGTTGGTGCTGCGGTAACTGCATATTTAACAGCAATCAAATTAACTCAAGGTTCTGCTATTTGTCCGACTTCTGGCTGTGACATCGTTCTTTCTAGCCCCTATGCAACTGTGTTTGGATTACCGCTGGCGTTGTTTGGTTTCATAGCCTATGCCAGCATGGCGCTCTTTGCAATTTCACCTTTATTAGTGCCACAGTCGAATCAGCAACTGCGATCGCAACTCCAGTCTTGGACTGGGTTGTTGCTGTTTGCTGGTGGGACTGCTATGACGGTTTTCAGTGGCTACCTGATGTATTTACTCGCTTTTAAGATTCAAGCAGTCTGTATTTACTGTGTTGGCTCTGCTATACTCTCGACTAGTCTGTTAAGTTTGGCTATTGTCGGTCGCAATTGGCAAGATATCGGTCAATTGTTATTCACTGGATTTATCGTCGCAACGCTGGTGCTGGTTGGCACGTTAGCAATTTATGCCAACGCCAATAATCCGGCGCTCTCCAACTCTAATACCAGCACCGAGCAACTTTCACGGCAAGAGTACGCTATTACTACCACATCTGGTCAAGCTGAAATTGCCCTAGCGCAACACCTAAAACAGATTGGGGCGGTATTCTATGGAGCTTCCTGGTGTCCTCATTGCCACGACCAAAAACAGCTGTTTGGCAAAGAAGCCGCCCAAGAAATTCCATATGTAGAGTGCGATCCTAAAGGCATAAATTCTCAAACCGAACGGTGTCAAGCTGCTGGGGTACGGGGATTTCCTACCTGGGTAATTAACGATCGAACTGTCATGGGAACTCAAAGTTTGTCAGCACTGGCAAAGCTTTCTGGCTATCGAGGAGGGCATAACTTCCAAAGTTTTCAACCGACTGGCAAGTAA
- a CDS encoding vitamin K epoxide reductase family protein has protein sequence MKRKRSIILDLSLVPYLMVGIASVGAAITGYLPIVKLNGDSIACPTNGCDLMLSSPYATVLGK, from the coding sequence ATGAAACGCAAACGTTCTATAATCCTGGATTTATCGCTGGTCCCGTACCTGATGGTAGGAATTGCGAGTGTAGGCGCTGCTATTACTGGTTATCTACCTATCGTTAAGCTAAACGGAGATTCTATTGCCTGTCCGACCAACGGCTGCGATCTCATGCTTTCCAGCCCCTACGCCACTGTCTTAGGAAAATAG
- a CDS encoding pentapeptide repeat-containing protein: MDSSARDFPSTLYELSKMGKKSVILTKEGLRKFKAALDALSKSLSSQSWTGMAEALNLDRDTFATILERTSGVLEKTLDNLSNQLYSRGITLSLEEDIDYEVLESLKACQQGIDKVKSKVGLTGAKLESNLVGKTNLACNVIKRFLSGKPIPKYYFKRICISLNLDWKEIAGISKEQSEWSAGNERSSLNTNEGVKPVQTVRRRVTVIDETRQTIITVIVLEGDINSVPNFKIIETVLREHSGRTITIIDIQEGSIKLIIEGSPEDIKRLVSCIESRELREIQGFPVKGIIPSESLGDEEIAEANANAKWDLVEAIFSQPLRGLDLENTDLSDVNLSNTNLSGTDLSGTDLSGTDLSGTDLSGADLSQTDLRRADLRSADLSNAGLNDADLRRTNLFRATLHRADLSGANLIDANLGGANLIDANLGGANLRGANLSGARLKRANLRGANLRGTNLIGAILSDADLKHADIDDATKLADKWRLVWKIINQGTENQDLRGTDLINANLSGANLRGANLNGAMLIDADLSGANLRGANLRGANLRGANLRGAEVDDTTEVDDITEVGKWGLVWRMGGS; the protein is encoded by the coding sequence ATGGATAGCAGTGCAAGAGACTTCCCGAGCACACTTTATGAACTCAGTAAGATGGGTAAAAAAAGCGTTATCTTGACTAAAGAAGGACTGAGAAAGTTTAAAGCTGCCTTAGATGCACTTTCTAAATCTCTTAGCTCTCAATCTTGGACGGGGATGGCAGAAGCACTCAATCTAGATCGGGACACATTCGCCACAATTCTAGAGCGTACTAGCGGAGTTCTTGAAAAAACTCTCGATAATTTGTCCAATCAGCTTTACTCCAGGGGAATAACGTTAAGCCTAGAAGAGGATATTGACTATGAAGTATTGGAATCCCTCAAAGCCTGTCAACAAGGTATAGATAAAGTAAAGAGCAAAGTAGGACTTACAGGAGCTAAGCTAGAAAGCAATTTGGTAGGTAAAACAAATTTAGCTTGCAATGTAATTAAAAGATTTTTAAGTGGTAAGCCAATTCCTAAATATTATTTCAAACGAATATGCATTTCACTGAATTTAGATTGGAAAGAGATTGCTGGGATATCAAAAGAACAATCAGAATGGTCAGCAGGAAATGAGCGCAGTAGCCTAAATACTAATGAAGGGGTAAAGCCAGTGCAAACAGTTCGCCGTCGAGTAACTGTAATAGATGAAACAAGGCAAACAATTATAACTGTTATCGTATTAGAAGGCGATATAAATTCAGTTCCAAATTTCAAAATTATTGAAACGGTTTTACGAGAACATTCAGGAAGAACAATCACAATTATTGATATTCAAGAAGGCAGTATTAAATTAATTATAGAGGGTTCTCCAGAGGATATCAAACGGCTTGTATCTTGCATTGAATCAAGAGAGTTACGAGAGATACAGGGTTTTCCTGTAAAGGGAATAATTCCAAGCGAAAGTTTGGGTGATGAAGAAATTGCCGAAGCTAATGCTAATGCTAAATGGGATTTAGTAGAAGCGATTTTCAGTCAACCACTCAGAGGTCTTGACTTAGAAAATACCGATTTGAGTGATGTTAACCTGAGTAATACCAATCTGAGCGGTACTGACCTAAGTGGTACTGACCTAAGTGGTACTGACCTAAGTGGTACTGACCTAAGTGGTGCCGACTTGAGTCAGACCGACCTGAGACGTGCCGACCTGCGTAGTGCTGACCTAAGTAATGCTGGCTTGAATGATGCCGACCTGCGTCGTACTAACCTGTTTCGTGCTACCCTGCACCGTGCGGACTTGAGTGGGGCTAACCTGATTGATGCTAATCTGGGCGGTGCTAACCTGATTGATGCTAATCTGGGCGGTGCTAACCTACGTGGTGCTAACCTGAGCGGTGCTAGGTTGAAGCGCGCTAACCTGCGTGGTGCTAACCTGCGTGGTACTAACCTGATTGGTGCTATTCTAAGCGATGCAGACCTAAAACATGCTGACATCGATGATGCAACAAAACTCGCTGACAAGTGGCGTTTGGTTTGGAAGATTATTAATCAAGGGACTGAGAACCAAGACTTGAGGGGTACAGACCTGATTAATGCCAACCTGAGTGGTGCTAACCTGCGTGGTGCTAATCTGAACGGTGCTATGTTGATTGATGCAGACCTGAGTGGTGCTAACCTGCGTGGTGCTAACCTGCGTGGTGCTAACCTGCGTGGTGCTAACCTGCGTGGTGCCGAAGTCGATGATACAACTGAAGTCGATGATATAACTGAAGTCGGCAAATGGGGTTTAGTTTGGAGGATGGGCGGCAGTTGA
- a CDS encoding cytochrome-c peroxidase: MKFYCLLLRLLGILLFTLVLILCGVGFDYALNTSLAASPDKPTTDLSSQLKQILVSAAPSNQGLNYFILPDSSEIDRIPADPNNPLTPEKIRLGQFLFHETALSINPLNPKNWQQSSCASCHIAQAGFRSNLAQGLGVGGLGFNKLRHRDPDISSVQIDKQNILAPSVLNSAYQEVKLWDGRLGVAGPNAKEPVIQSNDVNRFKLHGLETQPIDGLTFHRLGTAAIASIPEYQELFAKAFPDRPYVGADVEDTKRAGLAIAAYERTLLANQAPFQKWLKGDPNAMSEKELRGAKVFFSSSCVQCHTGANLALTDFRAVGFADHPEEWSGLNLGRGAITKRASDDFKFKVPQLYNLADSSPYGHGASFNTLREVVEYFNRAEPQKLEALYAGNLSVWFRPLNLTQDRVNDLTAFLETGLRDPNLTRYVPERLPSGLCFPNNDPLSRKQLNCD; encoded by the coding sequence ATGAAGTTCTATTGCCTACTTCTCAGGCTTTTAGGAATCCTCTTATTCACGTTAGTTTTGATTTTGTGTGGAGTTGGGTTTGACTATGCCTTAAATACATCTCTAGCTGCCAGTCCTGATAAGCCAACTACCGACCTCAGTTCCCAATTGAAGCAAATCCTAGTTTCTGCGGCTCCAAGCAATCAAGGACTCAACTATTTTATTCTCCCAGATTCTTCAGAAATCGATCGTATTCCTGCTGACCCAAACAACCCGCTTACACCTGAGAAAATTCGTTTGGGGCAGTTTCTTTTCCACGAGACGGCGCTTAGTATCAATCCCCTCAATCCTAAAAACTGGCAACAATCAAGCTGTGCCTCCTGTCATATTGCCCAAGCTGGATTCCGCTCAAACTTAGCGCAGGGACTAGGGGTCGGTGGCTTGGGTTTCAACAAGCTTAGGCATCGAGATCCTGACATTTCTTCAGTGCAGATTGATAAGCAAAACATTTTGGCTCCTTCCGTTCTCAACAGTGCATATCAAGAGGTAAAGCTCTGGGATGGTAGGTTAGGCGTAGCTGGCCCCAATGCTAAGGAGCCTGTAATCCAAAGCAATGATGTTAACCGATTCAAATTGCATGGCTTAGAGACACAACCAATTGATGGCTTGACTTTTCATCGACTGGGTACTGCGGCGATCGCTTCCATCCCAGAGTACCAAGAACTGTTTGCTAAGGCTTTTCCAGACCGCCCGTATGTAGGCGCAGACGTGGAGGATACAAAAAGAGCAGGGCTAGCGATCGCCGCCTACGAACGCACTCTCCTTGCCAATCAAGCTCCCTTTCAAAAATGGCTTAAAGGCGATCCGAATGCTATGTCTGAAAAAGAACTCCGAGGCGCAAAGGTATTTTTCAGCTCCTCGTGCGTTCAATGCCATACAGGAGCAAATCTAGCTTTAACAGATTTTCGGGCTGTCGGTTTCGCGGATCACCCTGAGGAGTGGAGCGGACTTAACCTGGGTCGAGGGGCTATTACCAAACGTGCGAGCGACGATTTTAAGTTTAAAGTACCACAACTGTATAACCTAGCCGATAGCTCCCCCTACGGACATGGAGCTTCTTTTAATACCCTGCGCGAGGTTGTAGAATACTTCAATCGCGCCGAGCCACAGAAGTTAGAAGCTTTGTATGCAGGCAATCTCAGTGTTTGGTTCCGCCCCCTCAACCTGACACAAGATCGGGTTAACGATCTGACAGCGTTTTTGGAGACTGGTCTACGCGACCCCAACTTGACCCGCTATGTGCCAGAGCGCCTACCTAGTGGACTCTGCTTTCCTAATAACGACCCCTTGTCGAGAAAGCAATTGAATTGTGATTAA
- a CDS encoding plasmid mobilization protein: MVKSKPKRTRMVRIRFTEDEYAAVSQKAIASQLTFSEAVRRAALSQPLPQPKSEMAIATYEQLAKLGNNVNQLAKAANTAVKMGQEPKVTVEHWQKVYQTIKQLGLEIVGDR, from the coding sequence GTGGTCAAATCAAAACCAAAACGCACTCGGATGGTACGCATCCGATTCACCGAAGATGAATACGCAGCAGTCAGTCAAAAGGCGATCGCCTCACAACTAACTTTTAGCGAAGCAGTCAGACGCGCTGCGTTATCGCAACCACTACCCCAACCCAAAAGCGAAATGGCGATCGCCACTTACGAGCAGCTGGCGAAGTTGGGCAACAACGTCAACCAGTTAGCCAAGGCAGCTAACACGGCTGTGAAAATGGGACAAGAGCCTAAAGTGACGGTGGAACATTGGCAGAAGGTTTACCAAACCATCAAACAGTTGGGACTGGAGATCGTCGGTGATCGGTAA